tgttaccccaatgtttctatatatctgtaaccttgttatgggctaagggggcccagcctgaaggccagttaggggggatttggggtgagtgcttatttgtgccctgggtacctctggaactatagcagggtgactgttaccccaatgtttctatatatctgtaaccttgttatgggctaagggggcccagcctgaaggtcagttaggggggatttggggtgagtgcttatttgtgccctgggtacctctggaactatagcagggtgactgttaccccaatgtttctatatatctgtaaccttgttatgggctaaggggggcccagcctgaaggccagttaggggggatttggggtgagtgcttatttgtgccctgggtacccctggaactatagcagggtgactgttaccccaatgtttctatatatctgtaaccttgttatgagctaagggggcccagcctgaaggccagttagggggggatttggggtgtgtgcttatttgtgccctgggtgcccctggaactatagcggggtgactgttaccccaatgtttctatatatctgtaaccttgttatgggctaagggggcccagcctgaaggccagttagggggagatttggggtgagtgcttatttgtgccctgggtgcccctggaactatagcggggtgactgttaccccaatgtttctatatatctgtaaccttgttatgggctaagggggcccagcctgaaggccagttagggggggatttggggtgagtgcttatttgtgccctgggtacccctggaactatagcagggtgactgttaccccaatgtttctatatatctgtaaccttgttatgagctaagggggcccagcctgaaggccagttagggggggatttggggtgagtgcttatttgtgccctgggtgcccctggaactatagcggggtgactgttaccccaatgtttctatatatctgtaaccttgttatgggctaagggggcccagcctgaaggccagttagggggggatttggggtgagtgcttatttgtgccctgggtacccctggaactatagcagggtgactgttaccccaatgtttctatatatctgtaaccttgttatgagctaagggggcccagcctgaaggccagttagggggggatttggggtgtgtgcttatttgtgccctgggtgcccctggaactatagcggggtgactgttaccccaatgtttctatatatctgtaaccttgttatgggctaagggggcccagcctgaaggccagttagggggagatttggggtgagtgcttatttgtaccctgggtacccctggaactatagcggggtgactgttaccccaatgtttctatatatctgtaaccttgttatgggctaagggggcccagcctgaaggccagttagggggggatttggggtgtgtgcttatttgtgccctgggtacctctggaactatagcagggtgactgttaccccaatgtttctatatatctgtaaccttgttatgggctaagggggcccagcctgaaggtcagttaggggggatttggggtgagtgcttatttgtgccctgggtacctctggaactatagcagggtgactgttaccccaatgtttctatatatctgtaaccttgttatgggctaagggggcccagcctgaaggccagttaggggggatttggggtgagtgcttatttgtgccctgggtacccctggaactatagcagggtgactgttaccccaatgtttctatatatctgtaaccttgttatgagctaagggggcccagcctgaaggccagttagggggggatttggggtgtgtgcttatttgtgccctgggtgcccctggaactatagcggggtgactgttaccccaatgtttctatatatctgtaaccttgttatgggctaagggggcccagcctgaaggccagttagggggagatttggggtgagtgcttatttgtgccctgggtgcccctggaactatagcggggtgactgttaccccaatgtttctatatatctgtaaccttgttatgggctaagggggcccagcctgaaggccagttagggggggatttggggtgagtgcttatttgtgccctgggtacccctggaactatagcagggtgactgttaccccaatgtttctatatatctgtaaccttgttatgagctaagggggcccagcctgaaggccagttagggggggatttggggtgagtgcttatttgtgccctgggtgcccctggaactatagcggggtgactgttaccccaatgtttctatatatctgtaaccttgttatgggctaagggggcccagcctgaaggccagttagggggggatttggggtgagtgcttatttgtgccctgggtacccctggaactatagcagggtgactgttaccccaatgtttctatatatctgtaaccttgttatgagctaagggggcccagcctgaaggccagttagggggggatttggggtgtgtgcttatttgtgccctgggtgcccctggaactatagcggggtgactgttaccccaatgtttctatatatctgtaaccttgttatgggctaagggggcccagcctgaaggccagttagggggagatttggggtgagtgcttatttgtaccctgggtacccctggaactatagcggggtgactgttaccccaatgtttctatatatctgtaaccttgttatgggctaagggggcccagcctgaaggccagttagggggggatttggggtgagtgcttatttgtaccctgggtacccctggaactatagtggggttactgttaccccaatgtttctatatatctgtaaccttgttatgggctaagggggcccagcctgaaggccagttagggggggatttggggtgagtgcttatttgtgccctgggtacccctggaactatagcggggtgactgttaccccaatgtttctatatatctgtaaccttgttatgggctaagggggcccagcctgaaggccagttaggggggatttggggtgagtgcttatttgtgccctgggtacccctggaactatagcggggtgactgttaccccaatgtttctatatatctgtaaccttgttatgggctaagggggcccagcctgaaggccagttaggggggatttggggtgagtgcttatttgtgccctgggtacccctggaactatagcagggtgactgttaccccaatgtttctatatatctgtaaccttgttacgggctaagggggcccagcctgaaggccagttagggggaggatttggggtgagtgcttatttgtgccctgggtacccctggaactatagcggggtgactgttaccccaatgtttctatatatctgtaaccttgttatgggctaagggggcccagcctgaaggccagttagggggaggatttggggtgagtgcttatttgtgccctgggtacactATTAAGTTATATAGTGATGTCTTTGTATATTTGCAACCTCCTTATCACAAAAGGGTGAATAAACCAAACGTTGAACCACAAAGAggagaattaaaggaacagtatcaccaaaaaattcaactgtataaaagaaattccaatataatttttctgctgccctgcattggtacaactggtgtgtttgcctcagaaacactactgtggtttatataaagaatgcagctgtgtagccatgggggcagccattcaaaggagaaaaggcacaggcacttagcagataacagataaaacactattgtattctacagagcttatccgttatctgctctgtaacctgtgccttttgtccttttttccagcttgaatggctgcccccatggctacacagcagcttatttatataaactatagtagagttactgtagcaaacacacaacttttaccagtgcagggcaacagtacattatatttcttttactttaaaactctttaattttttggtgttactgttcctttaagcaaaaacaTCTGAAAATGGCTACCATAACTAAGTGCATATATTTTAGGATCAAATCACCTAATTCTGCATTCTAAACATTCCTGTACATCAATAGTGTTattaacaaataataaacaataagtaGAAAGTAGTTTGCGTTATGTCTATCTGATCGTTGAACAGGTGGAAGCAAGCACTGGAGTGAACAATGGAGTGGGGCTGTTGAGATCTCCTCGTATGTTCTCTTGGCTCTACTTTCTGGAGACGAGGTGACCAAAAAGGATTTGGAAATGAGTTCCAATATAATCAGTTGGGTAATAAAGCAGCAGAACCCCTGGGAGGCATCTACTCAACCCAGGTAATAATCTGCAAAACTATTAGCAGTATTTGTTGTTCACAAGTTACAGCAGTGGGAAGCAGTGGCTCAAGGCACATATTCAGGGTGTTGAGCTTTTCCCAGTGGTTTTCATTCATTTCAGCTGTGATACATTTCATGCAGTATTGTCCTTAGTATAGCAGAATGGTGAACTGTAGGGCAGGACCCCGGAGTGGGTAATGGGCCCAGCCAGAATACCATATAGGGTAAGATTTGAGgaaaatgtctatttgctctgATACTCATTGAAGACCAGCTTGAAGGTCCACAACAAAGAGAATGGGACCGAACACTTATTTGTTGCCCTACATAATTGACCTTTGCACTCATGAACCACAATCatgaaatgtaaaaagtgttggtgagccacacaagcatgaaaaaaagttctctggggactgctggcctgcataaggctctgcttggagtaaaactgtgtctctgtgcttccaaaacttgtctccaagacaGAAATGTATACatgggcacctactctgaggccacttgGAGAAacatcaacatgttgctcatgagctgcTGGTTGGGGTCACTGTTCTAGATATTATTGAAACTAATATCTGAGTGGCTGGTACCACTGGTACATGGGAATATATTTGGTACATGGTACAGTTCTGTAGTGACTATGGGATTAGCAACAACCCATTATATAAGCTTGGCGATGCCTTCTACTGCAACATCAATGACCAATGAAAATGTGACCTTTTCTTCTGACAGGACACAGTGGTGGCTGTTCACGCTCTTTTTAAATATGCGAGGGCCACATACCATGGGAAGAGGGATGTGACTCTGACAGTGCACAGTGGGTTAATAGGATACCAGACCCGGTTCCACGTAGATGACAGTAACAGACTCTTATTACAGAGAGCTCCTCTGCCAGATGAACTTGGGACGTACATCATAACAGCCACAGGGACTGGCTGTGTCTATGTACAGGTAAACTTACTGCTACTTTCCTAATAATGAATGAAAATTTATTGGACCTGGATTTTTCATCTGCTCCATTCAGTCTCCTCTTCTTCATCTGCTGTCCCATTCTTGTCATTCATTGATTCCTCGCCCTCATCACCCTGATCTGACTCCCATTCCTTCATCACATTGTTTCTTATTTGCACAATACCAATCCCTGCCTAAAAAGACCCACATCTTCCCCACCTTTTCCTCCTTAGCGCCCCCATCTATCCCTTACAAATCATACCACTGCTTTTACTCTGTTCCATGTGCTTCTCTGGGCTAGATATTGGTGAGTAATATCAATCTTGGATGCCAGAGTATGTGTTTAACTCCAGTGTTACCAGAGACAACAGTATTTATTGTCTCATTCATCTGGTAGTCCGATTACCAGACCACTTAAAAGTTATCCCCAAGGCAACGCCTAAGTAGAAAAAAGCAGATGTGCCCCCCAAACCCCTCGGCAACGAGCCAAAGGGGCTGCCAAGTTGGTCATGTGACGCGATTGACACAAGACGCGACTTCTAACAGCAGATACGATCAcccatgaaaattcatatgcgctatttttcATTTGGAGtcatatcacatactttggtaaatatatgcccattgggcatcaaacagttCATATTCTAACTTTATGTAACAGTGAAGCTACATACTGCATTGCTTTATCTGCAGGGGCATTTGAAATACCACACCCATCCTGTTGAATCCTTCCAACACTTTACCCTTAAAGTGACCACCAAGCCCGACCACTGTACAGCAGAGGCACAGAGAAGTTTTGAGATCCACGTGACTGTCAGGTGAGGTCGTACTTGTAGCTGAGAGGTTAAGTCTGAGTACCCCGACCATTTGCATTTAATTTACCTCAGGTTTAAGTTAGGGTTGCCACGTCTGCCGTGATGTCACAGAGCGGGGAGGAGGCGGGCCACAACATCATAGGGGCGGGGCTTTGATATGCCGTCGATCGCCGCGTCAATGTTACttagtcctgcctggttttcctagtTTGGGAAACAGGGCAGGAGGTGTTGACCCGGAGAGTCCGTCTGAAAACCAGGCAGTCTGCTTCAAAACCAGGACAGGTGGTAAACGTAGTTTAAGTTaaccttaaaattaattttaaaaatcatttatctGTGTGTAAGCCTTCGGTAAGTTCTGAGTTGACATGTTgcacctcatatatatatatatatgcaacagcTGCCTAAACGaaaagattctgttaatgcctttaagaggggcctggatgagttcttgatcaatcagaatatccaaggctattgtgatactaatatctacagttagtattagtgtttgtatatatagtttatgtatgtgagtgtatagattggtaggtgtgggttaggtgtgctgggtttacttggatgggttgaacttgatggacacaggtcttttttcaaccctatgtaactatgtaactatgtaactatgtaatacccCTGAACAAGGTAAgtgtcatatgtaaaaccctgctttatctaaataaaccattttcatataaatatacgtttagtagtatgtgccattgggtaatcctaaatagaaaactgccatcttaagtactaagggccgccccctgggatcataggagtcacagtgcacacaaacaagccaaggtacacatacatgctaggccccatcagccaatgaatgggcagagttctgccttttgctcccacactacttcctgttacagttagagctgcatcacttcctgtcagctgatctctgagggagcacacaacccatcactaaatggcggcgcaagggaaagggtgtaaa
The sequence above is a segment of the Xenopus tropicalis strain Nigerian chromosome 7, UCB_Xtro_10.0, whole genome shotgun sequence genome. Coding sequences within it:
- the LOC116412132 gene encoding pregnancy zone protein-like; translated protein: MGPARIPYRDTVVAVHALFKYARATYHGKRDVTLTVHSGLIGYQTRFHVDDSNRLLLQRAPLPDELGTYIITATGTGCVYVQGHLKYHTHPVESFQHFTLKVTTKPDHCTAEAQRSFEIHVTVRYSGNRATTNMGIIDVYHVSGFAPVARSLKLLHETKTFSIVVKQETPVSNLQPANVIIYDYYDPRERAEAEYHAPCAGN